One part of the Haloprofundus halobius genome encodes these proteins:
- a CDS encoding ABC transporter permease has translation MAQEEHTTRSIFADLDDTGSSDEQINKWQRTARLWRETLREHWAKLTDELSVKLSLLTVAGFVLVAIFAPFIATHQPLKRQYQTDSEIIIEKWAEPSILGADTPYILGTTAEGFDIFSQLVYGTRAALMVGLIAAVFTAGIGTLVGLVAGYYGGKVDDALMRLVDFLYGMPLLPTVIVLVAVLGPNLWNIIFALIVLQWRSTARVIRSQALSLRERPFVKAAQVAGAGDWHIISRHLAPNVLPLTFLYGSFGIAWAILAEAGVSFIGLGDPNTVSWGTMLQASRAYSALQFGAWWWFVPPGICIGLLVISGFLIGRGYEEITNPKLQ, from the coding sequence ATGGCTCAAGAAGAACACACTACCCGGTCGATATTCGCCGACCTCGACGACACCGGCTCGTCCGACGAGCAGATAAACAAGTGGCAGCGGACGGCCCGCCTGTGGCGCGAGACGCTCCGAGAACACTGGGCGAAGCTCACCGACGAACTCTCGGTGAAGCTCTCGCTTCTCACAGTGGCGGGGTTCGTCCTCGTCGCCATCTTCGCGCCGTTCATCGCGACCCACCAGCCGCTCAAGCGACAGTACCAGACCGACTCCGAGATCATCATCGAGAAGTGGGCCGAACCGTCGATTCTCGGCGCGGACACGCCCTACATCCTCGGCACCACCGCCGAGGGGTTCGACATCTTCAGCCAACTCGTCTACGGCACGCGAGCGGCGCTGATGGTCGGACTCATCGCGGCGGTGTTCACCGCCGGTATCGGGACGCTGGTCGGTCTCGTCGCGGGCTACTACGGCGGGAAGGTCGACGACGCGCTGATGCGACTGGTCGACTTCCTGTACGGGATGCCGCTTTTGCCGACGGTCATCGTGCTCGTCGCGGTGCTGGGGCCGAACCTCTGGAACATCATCTTCGCGCTGATCGTCCTCCAGTGGCGCTCGACCGCCCGGGTCATCCGCTCGCAGGCGCTCTCGCTCCGCGAACGGCCGTTCGTGAAGGCCGCTCAGGTCGCCGGCGCGGGCGATTGGCACATCATCAGCAGGCATCTCGCGCCCAACGTGTTGCCGCTGACGTTCCTCTACGGCTCGTTCGGCATCGCGTGGGCCATCCTCGCGGAGGCGGGCGTCTCGTTCATCGGCCTCGGCGACCCGAACACCGTCTCGTGGGGCACGATGCTCCAGGCGTCGCGGGCGTACTCCGCGCTCCAGTTCGGCGCGTGGTGGTGGTTCGTGCCGCCGGGTATCTGCATCGGACTGCTCGTGATCAGCGGCTTCCTCATCGGCCGCGGCTACGAAGAGATAACCAACCCCAAGCTACAATGA
- a CDS encoding ABC transporter ATP-binding protein, which produces MSLLEVEDLEVYYETEDGPAQAVDGVSFELEEGENLGIVGESGCGKTTLAKAIIGILPDAGYVNNGSIEFKGDDLTELSGPERRRLKWEEISMIAQSAMNSLDPVYTIREQIVEAIETHRPGTGRVESNEIVTEMFELVGLDPDRADDYPHQFSGGMRQRAMIAMALALDPSLVLADEPTTALDVIMQDQILKRIRSIQDEINSSMLVITHDVSVVAETCDRVLVMYAGQVAEEGPVDEIFNQPYHPYTIGLKRAFPNIRMEDQDLLSIAGYPPELVDPPQGCRFAERCPMATDRCREEEPEAHYVNNLRSYCHYADEVDAELRPYADDARTWKQTAAAQNVGNAGGD; this is translated from the coding sequence ATGAGTCTACTCGAAGTCGAAGACCTCGAAGTGTACTACGAAACCGAAGACGGCCCCGCACAGGCGGTCGACGGCGTCTCGTTCGAACTCGAAGAGGGCGAGAACCTCGGCATCGTCGGCGAGTCCGGTTGCGGCAAGACCACGCTCGCGAAGGCGATAATCGGCATCCTCCCGGACGCCGGCTACGTCAACAACGGCAGCATCGAGTTCAAAGGCGACGACCTCACCGAACTCTCCGGCCCCGAGCGCCGCCGTCTGAAGTGGGAGGAGATATCGATGATCGCCCAATCTGCGATGAACTCGCTGGACCCGGTGTACACCATCCGCGAGCAGATCGTCGAGGCCATCGAGACCCATCGGCCGGGAACGGGTCGGGTCGAGTCGAACGAGATCGTCACCGAGATGTTCGAACTCGTGGGTCTGGACCCCGACCGCGCCGACGACTACCCGCACCAGTTCTCCGGCGGGATGCGCCAGCGCGCGATGATCGCGATGGCGCTCGCGCTCGACCCGTCGCTGGTGTTGGCCGACGAACCGACGACGGCGCTCGACGTCATCATGCAGGACCAGATTCTCAAGCGCATCCGTTCGATCCAAGACGAGATCAACTCCTCGATGCTGGTCATCACTCACGACGTGAGCGTCGTCGCCGAGACGTGCGACCGCGTCCTCGTGATGTATGCCGGTCAGGTAGCCGAGGAGGGGCCGGTCGACGAGATATTCAACCAGCCGTACCACCCCTACACCATCGGGCTGAAGCGGGCGTTCCCCAACATCCGGATGGAGGACCAGGACCTGCTCTCCATCGCGGGCTACCCGCCGGAGCTCGTCGACCCGCCGCAGGGCTGTCGGTTCGCCGAGCGGTGTCCGATGGCGACCGACCGCTGTCGGGAGGAAGAGCCCGAAGCGCACTACGTGAACAACCTTCGGTCGTACTGCCACTACGCCGACGAGGTAGACGCGGAACTGCGGCCGTACGCCGACGACGCGAGGACGTGGAAACAGACCGCCGCGGCCCAGAACGTCGGGAACGCCGGGGGTGACTGA
- a CDS encoding ABC transporter permease gives MGKASFVIRRVLQLVVTLWAVGTVLFGLFRLMPGDPTSYVVSSQMTQEAREQIIASYGLDQPLHVQYVKFLENLATLQFGQSFHSNQPVTDVIATYLPNTLVLMLTAFITAYAIGITLGVLSGWYRGSRFEKNAVIVALTARSVPTFYVGLIVLWIFGANLGVIPMSGMTSLGTQNASFWQMVLTVDFLHHLLAPALVLGFYFMGYPLLIMRSSMLEVLSEDFIDVCRAKGLKERTIMFRHAARNALLPIVTAAAIALGYAVGGSVLIETVFAWPGIGREMVRAVLRRDFPVAQGTFMVLAATIIFLNFLADLAYGYLDPRVTYD, from the coding sequence ATGGGAAAAGCGAGTTTCGTCATCAGACGCGTACTACAGCTCGTCGTGACGCTCTGGGCGGTCGGGACGGTCCTGTTCGGACTGTTTCGGCTCATGCCGGGCGATCCGACGTCGTACGTCGTCTCCTCACAGATGACACAGGAGGCGCGTGAACAGATCATCGCGAGCTACGGCCTCGACCAGCCGCTGCACGTGCAGTACGTCAAGTTTCTCGAGAATTTAGCGACGCTGCAGTTCGGCCAGTCGTTCCACTCGAACCAGCCGGTGACGGACGTCATCGCGACCTACCTGCCGAACACGCTCGTGCTCATGCTGACGGCGTTCATCACGGCGTACGCCATCGGTATCACGCTCGGCGTGCTGTCCGGCTGGTACCGCGGCTCCAGGTTCGAGAAGAACGCGGTCATCGTCGCGCTGACCGCCCGGAGCGTCCCGACGTTCTACGTCGGGCTCATCGTCCTGTGGATATTCGGGGCGAACCTCGGCGTCATCCCGATGAGCGGGATGACCAGCCTCGGTACGCAGAACGCGAGCTTCTGGCAGATGGTGTTGACGGTGGACTTCCTGCACCACCTGCTGGCACCGGCGCTGGTGCTCGGCTTCTACTTCATGGGCTACCCACTTCTCATCATGCGTTCGAGCATGCTCGAAGTGCTCTCTGAGGACTTCATCGACGTCTGCCGCGCCAAGGGGCTGAAGGAGCGGACGATAATGTTCAGACACGCCGCGCGGAACGCGCTGTTGCCCATCGTCACGGCGGCGGCCATCGCCCTCGGCTACGCCGTCGGCGGGAGCGTCCTCATCGAGACGGTGTTCGCGTGGCCCGGCATCGGTCGGGAGATGGTGCGAGCGGTGCTCCGGCGGGACTTCCCCGTCGCACAGGGGACGTTCATGGTTCTCGCGGCGACCATCATCTTCCTGAACTTCCTGGCCGACCTCGCGTACGGCTACCTCGACCCGCGGGTGACGTACGACTAG
- a CDS encoding ABC transporter ATP-binding protein gives MRDDVLLEVDDLKKHFKVNQGWIASLMQSVSGDEPDYVHAVDGVSFNLHKGETLGLAGESGCGKTTTGMSLVKLHEPTDGDIVYNDKELSEATDEELKEFRQNAQMIFQDPFESLNPRMTVYDIIAEPLRIHDIRNETARVQRALEFAELQPPEQYYDQYPHELSGGQRQRVAIARALVLDPDFIVADEPVSMLDVSLRAGVLSLLNRMTEEFGLSVVYISHDLSLLRHMCDRLAIMYMGKIVEKGPTDQIIENPQHPYTQALINAVPVPDPDVGRERVELQGEVGDVIEIPTGCRFKSRCPDYIGDVCDQVVPPLEQKVDVDVDQDIACHLYESAEGYDPYEELEGSRRADDVTASGAGDDSESAPADD, from the coding sequence ATGCGAGACGACGTGCTTCTAGAAGTCGACGACCTCAAGAAGCATTTCAAGGTCAATCAGGGCTGGATAGCGAGTCTGATGCAGTCGGTCTCCGGCGACGAACCCGACTACGTCCACGCGGTCGACGGCGTCAGTTTCAATCTCCACAAGGGCGAGACGCTCGGGTTGGCGGGCGAGTCCGGCTGCGGGAAGACCACGACGGGGATGTCGCTGGTGAAGCTCCACGAGCCGACCGACGGCGACATCGTCTACAACGACAAGGAGCTCTCGGAGGCCACAGACGAGGAACTCAAGGAGTTCAGACAGAACGCCCAGATGATCTTTCAGGACCCCTTCGAGAGTCTCAACCCCCGGATGACGGTGTACGACATCATCGCCGAACCGCTCCGCATCCACGACATCAGAAACGAGACGGCGCGGGTCCAGCGCGCGCTGGAGTTCGCGGAGCTCCAACCCCCCGAGCAGTACTACGACCAGTACCCGCACGAACTGTCGGGCGGGCAGCGTCAGCGCGTCGCCATCGCGCGGGCGCTCGTCCTCGACCCGGACTTCATCGTCGCCGACGAACCGGTGTCGATGCTCGACGTGAGCCTCAGAGCGGGAGTGCTGTCGCTGCTCAACCGGATGACCGAGGAGTTCGGTCTCTCGGTCGTCTACATCAGCCACGACCTCTCCTTGCTCCGGCATATGTGCGACCGTCTCGCCATCATGTACATGGGCAAGATCGTCGAGAAGGGGCCGACCGACCAGATCATCGAGAACCCTCAGCACCCCTACACGCAGGCGCTCATCAACGCGGTTCCGGTCCCCGACCCGGACGTGGGTCGCGAGCGTGTCGAGCTACAGGGCGAGGTGGGCGACGTCATCGAGATTCCGACCGGGTGTCGGTTCAAATCGCGCTGTCCGGACTACATCGGCGACGTCTGTGACCAAGTCGTCCCGCCGCTCGAACAGAAGGTAGACGTCGACGTCGACCAGGATATCGCCTGTCACCTCTACGAGAGCGCCGAGGGGTATGACCCCTACGAGGAACTGGAGGGCAGCCGTCGAGCGGACGACGTCACGGCCAGCGGCGCAGGCGACGACTCCGAGTCGGCACCGGCGGACGACTGA
- a CDS encoding succinylglutamate desuccinylase/aspartoacylase family protein has translation MKLGTAQSAPGEVSTGYFTVTELPTGQPEQVPVVVVEGEESGPTVWVTGTIHGDEPTGMEVIHEFVDRIRDESLSGTVVCIPVMNPSGLRTNARTSYYDGDDPNRYFGLDGDGETPPRVQQLICDRLYEEIRANADAVISLHTSWVATYPYTIRPRVRYGDHRTKTDAVELRDRLVELVDAFGLPVVNQFSPDETVQRSLDHTLTGAAIADEIPAFTPELGGRFVVEQDVCEAAVAGLQNVLHTLEMVSEPAASATTFELPADTDLKRFVHPHTDTAGIVHYRVREGGWVDSGDVVADIVTPCGETKAQVAVDHSGYVLSRYEGVAVYENDPLLDMAVPDDESLLLHQSD, from the coding sequence ATGAAGCTCGGAACCGCGCAATCGGCGCCCGGCGAGGTCTCCACCGGCTACTTCACCGTCACCGAGTTGCCGACGGGGCAACCGGAACAGGTTCCGGTCGTCGTCGTCGAGGGCGAGGAGTCGGGGCCGACGGTATGGGTGACCGGAACGATTCACGGCGACGAACCCACCGGGATGGAGGTGATACACGAGTTCGTCGACCGCATCCGCGACGAGTCGCTCTCGGGAACCGTCGTTTGCATTCCGGTGATGAACCCGTCGGGGCTCCGGACGAACGCCCGGACCTCCTACTACGACGGTGACGACCCGAACCGGTACTTCGGCCTCGACGGCGACGGCGAGACGCCGCCGCGCGTCCAGCAACTGATCTGCGACCGCCTGTACGAGGAGATTCGTGCGAACGCCGACGCCGTCATCTCGCTTCACACGTCGTGGGTCGCGACGTACCCCTACACGATACGACCGCGAGTTCGCTACGGCGACCACCGAACGAAGACGGACGCCGTCGAGTTGCGCGACCGCCTCGTCGAACTCGTCGACGCCTTCGGCCTCCCGGTCGTCAACCAGTTCAGTCCCGACGAGACCGTGCAACGGTCGCTCGACCACACGCTGACCGGCGCGGCCATCGCCGACGAGATTCCGGCATTCACGCCGGAACTCGGCGGTCGATTCGTCGTCGAGCAGGACGTCTGTGAGGCGGCCGTCGCCGGGTTACAGAACGTCCTCCACACCCTCGAAATGGTGTCGGAACCGGCGGCGTCCGCGACGACGTTCGAGCTTCCGGCCGACACCGACCTCAAACGGTTCGTCCACCCGCACACCGATACTGCCGGAATCGTTCACTACCGAGTACGGGAGGGCGGGTGGGTCGACTCCGGAGATGTGGTTGCGGACATCGTCACTCCGTGCGGGGAGACGAAGGCGCAGGTGGCAGTCGATCACTCGGGCTACGTCCTCAGTCGCTACGAGGGCGTCGCGGTCTACGAGAACGACCCGCTGCTCGACATGGCTGTCCCGGACGACGAGTCGCTGCTGTTGCATCAGTCGGATTGA